In Prunus dulcis chromosome 1, ALMONDv2, whole genome shotgun sequence, the following are encoded in one genomic region:
- the LOC117616600 gene encoding transcription factor IIIA, protein MKTLDSLHCSSEASGSQSPNAVACSLVGETFRVGALAMDKGQAEMEGPIFRDIRRYYCEYCGICRSKKSLIASHILSHHKDEMEMSSVDEDREVEQEKSNTCQECGVTFRKPAHLKQHMQSHSLERPYICSVDDCHSSYRRKDHLNRHLLQHQGKLFKCPIENCNREFGFQGNMTRHVNELHSEDSPSTNGGAQKQHVCKEIGCGKVFRFASRLRKHEDSHVKLDTVEAFCSEPGCMKHFTNEQCLQAHIHSCHQHTTCEICGTKQLRNNIKRHLLTHDDKHSIERIKCDYKGCLHTFTTKSNLAKHVKAVHLEHKPFVCSFLGCGLRFAYKHVRDNHEKTGCHVYTQGDFEEADAQFRSRPRGGRKRECPNIPMLVRKRVTPPNQLGQECEYIPWLHSQEDNDEQ, encoded by the exons ATGAAAACCCTAGACTCGCTTCATTGCTCTTCAGAAGCCAGTGGGTCTCAAAGTCCAAACGCCGTTGCTTGTTCGTTGGTGGGCGAGACTTTCAGAGTTGGTGCATTGGCTATGGATAAAGGTCAAGCAGAAATGGAGGGGCCTATTTTCAGGGACATAAGGCGATATTACTGCGAGTATTGTGGAATCTGCAGATCCAAAAAGTCTCTGATTGCTTCTCACATCCTCTCCCACCACAAG GATGAGATGGAAATGTCTAGTGTTGATGAAGATCGAGAAGTTGAGCAGGAAAAATCTAATACTTGCCAAGAGTGTGGTGTCACTTTCAGAAAACCTGCACATCTCAAGCAGCATATGCAAAGTCACTCACTTGAG AGGCCATACATATGTTCAGTAGATGATTGTCATTCCAGCTACAGAAGAAAGGACCACTTGAATCGCCATCTCCTTCAGCACCAAGGGAAACTCTTTAAGTGTCCAATTGAGAACTGCAATCGTGAATTTGGTTTCCAAGGTAACATGACGAGGCATGTCAATGAACTTCACAGTGAGGATTCCCCCTCAACTAATGGTGGGGCTCAGAAGCAGCATGTGTGCAAGGAAATTGGTTGCGGAAAGGTGTTTAGATTTGCTTCGAGGCTGCGGAAGCATGAGGATTCCCATG TTAAGCTAGACACAGTGGAGGCATTCTGCTCTGAACCAGGTTGTATGAAACACTTTACGAATGAGCAATGCCTTCAGGCCCATATCCATTCCTGCCACCAACATACTACCTGTGAGATATGCGGGACCAAGCAACTGAGAAACAACATCAAAAGGCATCTTCTCACACATGATGATAAACATTCAATAGAGAGGATTAAATGCGATTATAAGGGTTGTCTTCATACATTTACAACT AAGTCCAATCTCGCTAAACATGTGAAAGCTGTACACCTAGAACATAAACCTTTTGTCTGTAGCTTTTTGGGTTGTGGCTTGAGGTTTGCATACAAGCATGTGAGAGATAACCAtgagaaaactggatgtcaTGTCTATACTCAG GGGGACTTTGAAGAGGCTGATGCGCAATTCCGGTCACGTCCAAGGGGTGGGCGTAAAAGGGAGTGCCCCAACATACCAATGCTGGTTCGGAAAAGGGTGACTCCACCAAATCAATTGGGCCAAGAGTGCGAGTACATCCCCTGGTTACACTCACAAGAGGACAATGACGAGCAGTGA
- the LOC117616602 gene encoding 50S ribosomal protein L18-like, whose amino-acid sequence MVSTISSSSAPSSCSLLSSEFFPTRSTQPFKAASLSWVSSFPPVNISISSIADPPTPTLNKNSVVRAAWTRRSRGEAAKKPNRKSWKQKTDMYMRPFLLNVFFSKKFIHAKVMHRGTSKVISVATTNAKDVRSNLPSLTDHNACRVIGRLIAERSKEADVYALSYEPRKDERIEGKLGIVLDTIKENGIIFV is encoded by the exons ATGGTGTCAAcgatatcttcttcttcagctccATCAAGTTGTTCGCTTCTCTCCTCCGAGTTCTTTCCAACTCGGTCGACTCAGCCATTCAAAGCCGCTTCGCTTTCATgggtttcttcttttcctccgGTAAACATATCCATAAGCTCCATTGCAGACCCTCCCACTCCCACTCTCAACAAG AATTCTGTTGTTCGAGCTGCATGGACCCGGAGATCTCGAGGAGAAGCTGCAAAGAAGCCTAACAGGAAATCGTGGAAACAGAAGACTGATATGTATATGAGGCCATTCTTACtgaatgttttcttttcaaaaaagtttATCCACGCAAAAGTGATGCATCGGGGAACAAGCAAAGTGATATCAGTTGCTACCACGAACGCCAAGGATGTTCGGAGCAACTTACCCTCACTCACAGATCACAACGCATGCAGAGTTATAGGGAGGCTTATTGCTGAGCGATCAAAGGAAGCTGATGTTTATGCATTGTCTTATGAGCCCAGGAAAGATGAACGGATTGAAGGTAAGCTTGGGATTGTTCTTGATACCATTAAAGAAAACGGGATCATATTTGTTTGA
- the LOC117616599 gene encoding F-box/LRR-repeat protein At3g26922-like isoform X1, which translates to MDHRRKMLATASSQAQGPEFIVDRFSDLPVEVAHHILSFLPFKDIGQVGCVSKRCLELYLSYPSLIFNPSHQQRNNMWRRLEAFNYFDKFLANRDSNKIECFRISWDYHSVKFARAFNELLRISTWIRHAARCNVQVLDLDFDMQCRVPLELLPSSISACKSLRTLVIDFKWNILKWPSSNFLTNLQCLKLNRVQIEGLELFDKWIPCCKFLKELQLVYVSGIKRVTVISSSLESFSFVLYDRNPLCYLGISGEKLEDIHIQWQCASLSGKSLNIFAPNLKYLKWGGNLMDHQNLGNLTCLEKAEIYLDPKVDESDKVFEVLCSIGRSKVLILNEETMKALCRKIPMPTLDGISYLGLRTSSLSDELFPKMVSLLNGMTTLRKLCITSNPSFIRWRPLDAPDNSSRYNTSCCGSHNLACMHELQEVIIELSNGTNEWKLSKYILEHIQSLKKMVILYSSKQEEDVVLRKKPEMISAATVVFQKK; encoded by the exons ATGGACCACAGGCGTAAGATGTTGGCAACTGCAAGCTCTCAAGCTCAAGGTCCTGAGTTCATTGTTGATAGATTCAGTGATCTTCCAGTTGAAGTTGCTCATCACATTCTTTCCTTCCTCCCCTTCAAAGACATCGGACAGGTGGGCTGTGTGTCCAAAAGATGTCTAGAGCTTTATCTTTCATATCCGTCATTGATTTTTAATCCAAGTCACCAACAAAGAAATAACATGTGGAGACGATTGGAGGCGTTTAACTATTTTGATAAATTCTTGGCTAATCGTGATAGTAATAAGATAGAGTGTTTTCGTATATCTTGGGACTACCATTCAGTCAAATTTGCAAGAGCATTTAATGAGTTGCTCAGAATATCCACATGGATCCGTCATGCGGCAAGGTGTAATGTCCAAGTGTTAGATCTTGACTTCGATATGCAGTGTAGAGTACCATTAGAGTTATTGCCGTCTTCCATCTCTGCTTGTAAATCTTTGAGAACTTTAGTGATAGATTTTAAGTGGAACATTCTTAAATGGCcctcttccaattttttgaCTAATCTCCAATGTTTGAAGTTGAATAGGGTTCAAATAGAAGGTTTGGAGCTTTTTGACAAATGGATCCCATGCTGTAAATTCCTTAAGGAATTACAGCTCGTATATGTTTCCGGTATAAAACGTGTGACCGTTATAAGCTCTTCTTTGGAATCATTTAGTTTTGTGCTTTATGATCGAAATCCACTCTGTTATCTTGGCATATCCGGTGAGAAACTTGAAGATATACATATACAGTGGCAATGTGCTTCACTTAGCGGAAAATcattaaatatttttgctcCAAATCTGAAGTATTTGAAATGGGGTGGGAATTTGATGGATCACCAGAATCTGGGGAATTTAACGTGTTTAGAAAAAGCTGAGATTTATCTGGATCCGAAGGTTGATGAGTCTGATAAAGTATTTGAGGTTCTTTGCAGCATAGGGAGGAGTAAAGTTCTTATTCTAAATGAAGAGACCATGAAG GCTCTGTGCAGGAAAATTCCCATGCCAACATTAGATGGTATTTCATACTTGGGTTTGCGTACTAGCAGCTTGAGTGACGAGCTATTCCCCAAAATGGTCTCTCTTCTTAATGGAATGACTACTTTGCGTAAATTGTGCATAACTTCTAATCCATCCTTCATAAGATGGCGGCCATTAGATGCTCCTGATAAT TCATCCAGGTATAATACGAGCTGCTGTGGATCCCATAACCTTGCTTGTATGCATGAGCTTCAAGAGGTAATAATAGAGCTTTCAAATGGTACTAATGAATGGAAGTTATCAAAGTATATACTGGAGCATATTCAGAGTTTGAAGAAAATGGTAATTCTTTATTCATCcaagcaagaagaagatgtagtactGAGAAAAAAACCCGAGATGATCTCCGCTGCAACAGTTGTCTTTCAGAAAAAGTAG
- the LOC117616599 gene encoding F-box/LRR-repeat protein At3g26922-like isoform X2 — protein sequence MLATASSQAQGPEFIVDRFSDLPVEVAHHILSFLPFKDIGQVGCVSKRCLELYLSYPSLIFNPSHQQRNNMWRRLEAFNYFDKFLANRDSNKIECFRISWDYHSVKFARAFNELLRISTWIRHAARCNVQVLDLDFDMQCRVPLELLPSSISACKSLRTLVIDFKWNILKWPSSNFLTNLQCLKLNRVQIEGLELFDKWIPCCKFLKELQLVYVSGIKRVTVISSSLESFSFVLYDRNPLCYLGISGEKLEDIHIQWQCASLSGKSLNIFAPNLKYLKWGGNLMDHQNLGNLTCLEKAEIYLDPKVDESDKVFEVLCSIGRSKVLILNEETMKALCRKIPMPTLDGISYLGLRTSSLSDELFPKMVSLLNGMTTLRKLCITSNPSFIRWRPLDAPDNSSRYNTSCCGSHNLACMHELQEVIIELSNGTNEWKLSKYILEHIQSLKKMVILYSSKQEEDVVLRKKPEMISAATVVFQKK from the exons ATGTTGGCAACTGCAAGCTCTCAAGCTCAAGGTCCTGAGTTCATTGTTGATAGATTCAGTGATCTTCCAGTTGAAGTTGCTCATCACATTCTTTCCTTCCTCCCCTTCAAAGACATCGGACAGGTGGGCTGTGTGTCCAAAAGATGTCTAGAGCTTTATCTTTCATATCCGTCATTGATTTTTAATCCAAGTCACCAACAAAGAAATAACATGTGGAGACGATTGGAGGCGTTTAACTATTTTGATAAATTCTTGGCTAATCGTGATAGTAATAAGATAGAGTGTTTTCGTATATCTTGGGACTACCATTCAGTCAAATTTGCAAGAGCATTTAATGAGTTGCTCAGAATATCCACATGGATCCGTCATGCGGCAAGGTGTAATGTCCAAGTGTTAGATCTTGACTTCGATATGCAGTGTAGAGTACCATTAGAGTTATTGCCGTCTTCCATCTCTGCTTGTAAATCTTTGAGAACTTTAGTGATAGATTTTAAGTGGAACATTCTTAAATGGCcctcttccaattttttgaCTAATCTCCAATGTTTGAAGTTGAATAGGGTTCAAATAGAAGGTTTGGAGCTTTTTGACAAATGGATCCCATGCTGTAAATTCCTTAAGGAATTACAGCTCGTATATGTTTCCGGTATAAAACGTGTGACCGTTATAAGCTCTTCTTTGGAATCATTTAGTTTTGTGCTTTATGATCGAAATCCACTCTGTTATCTTGGCATATCCGGTGAGAAACTTGAAGATATACATATACAGTGGCAATGTGCTTCACTTAGCGGAAAATcattaaatatttttgctcCAAATCTGAAGTATTTGAAATGGGGTGGGAATTTGATGGATCACCAGAATCTGGGGAATTTAACGTGTTTAGAAAAAGCTGAGATTTATCTGGATCCGAAGGTTGATGAGTCTGATAAAGTATTTGAGGTTCTTTGCAGCATAGGGAGGAGTAAAGTTCTTATTCTAAATGAAGAGACCATGAAG GCTCTGTGCAGGAAAATTCCCATGCCAACATTAGATGGTATTTCATACTTGGGTTTGCGTACTAGCAGCTTGAGTGACGAGCTATTCCCCAAAATGGTCTCTCTTCTTAATGGAATGACTACTTTGCGTAAATTGTGCATAACTTCTAATCCATCCTTCATAAGATGGCGGCCATTAGATGCTCCTGATAAT TCATCCAGGTATAATACGAGCTGCTGTGGATCCCATAACCTTGCTTGTATGCATGAGCTTCAAGAGGTAATAATAGAGCTTTCAAATGGTACTAATGAATGGAAGTTATCAAAGTATATACTGGAGCATATTCAGAGTTTGAAGAAAATGGTAATTCTTTATTCATCcaagcaagaagaagatgtagtactGAGAAAAAAACCCGAGATGATCTCCGCTGCAACAGTTGTCTTTCAGAAAAAGTAG